The Skermanella pratensis genome has a window encoding:
- the rpsJ gene encoding 30S ribosomal protein S10: MDSQNIRIRLRAFDHRVLDQSTSEIVNTAKRTGARVRGPIPLPTQIEKFTVNRSPHIDKKSREQFEIRTHKRLIDIVDPTPQTVDALMKLDLAAGVDVEIKL, from the coding sequence ATGGACAGTCAGAATATCCGGATCCGCCTGCGGGCGTTCGACCATCGCGTGCTCGACCAGTCGACCAGCGAGATCGTCAACACCGCGAAGCGGACCGGCGCACGGGTTCGGGGTCCGATCCCCCTGCCCACGCAGATCGAGAAGTTTACGGTCAACCGCTCGCCGCACATCGACAAGAAGTCGCGCGAGCAGTTCGAGATCCGGACGCACAAGCGCCTGATCGACATCGTCGACCCGACCCCGCAGACCGTGGACGCGCTGATGAAGCTCGACCTCGCCGCCGGCGTCGACGTCGAGATCAAGCTCTAA